A window of the Lepisosteus oculatus isolate fLepOcu1 chromosome 14, fLepOcu1.hap2, whole genome shotgun sequence genome harbors these coding sequences:
- the LOC138243013 gene encoding zona pellucida sperm-binding protein 3-like — MRSFLFMLCLCTGAGLPALVSAGPAGWDSRELALQADLPAPEDAAQLEDLNLADASSEDLSASENDSQSLAHDFRRLPVSRDAYSPYFDKEKMKPEAGSRPLPAYIKSVLFPPQRGRQPARPAIGGTRGVAVWCDSSRMYVRVSRLLFGFSCRPSEVTLGNCSVSRTTRRYFYFIYGLHECSTERSVVQGRLVYSNTLRYAPPSSSAPVHRFIPFSVPVKCSYNRFHYSYKVGYVPTWARRRTFFKDLKNKYSFVLLTTNSRWVRLSPKDEYFLGQPMYFQATAYFATAEQRLYIHSCYVTEKPDQNSQPRFPVIDNLGCMVDSKADGCLSRFVPSKRKDVLRFTIDAFLFQKKLSRKHEVTELYMHCVMAVAPAKATPGTKS, encoded by the exons ATGCGCTCGTTTCTCTTTATGCTGTGCCTGTGCACAGGGGCCGGGCTCCCCGCACTGGTCTCCGCcgggccggctggctgggactctcgggaattggcgctccaggccgacctcccggctcctgaagacgcagcccagttggaggacttgaacctggcagatgcgtcctccgaagacctgtctgcaagcgagaacgactcgcagtccttggctcacgactttcgccgccttcccgtgtccagagacgcgtactcgccctacttcgacaaggagaagatgaagcccGAAGCCGGCAGCCGCCCCTTACCCGCCTATATCAAGAGCGTTCTGTTTCCTCCCCAGCGAGGGCGGCAGCCGGCTCGCCCGGCCATCGGGGGCACCCGAGGAGTGGCCGTGTGgtgcgactccagcaggatgtacgtgagggtcagtcggctcctgttcggcttcagctgtcggccatcagaggtgaccttgggcaactgcagcgtcagccgaaccacacgccgttacttctacttcatctacgGGCTTCACGAGTGCAGCACCGAGCGATCG gttgtccagggccgcctggtgtactccaacactctccgctatgccccgccctcctccagtgcacctgtgcatcgcttcattcccttctctgtgccggtcaagtgctcctacaacag gttccactactcctacaaggttggctatgtccccacgtgggccaggagaaggaccttcttcaaggacctgaagaacaaatacagctttgtgctgctcaccaccaact cccgctgggtccggctctctcctaaggatgagtacttcctgggtcagcccatgtacttccaggccactgcctactttgccacagCAGAGCAGAGGCTGTACATCCACTCGTGTTATGTAACGGAGAAACCGGACCAGAACTCCCAGCCCCGTTTCCCTGTGATCGACAACTTGGG gtgcatggtggacagcaaggcagatggctgcctgtccaggtttgtcccctccaagcggaaggatgtgctccgcttcacgattgatgccttcctcttccagaagaagctgtccaggaag catgaagtgactgagctgtacatgcactgtgtcatggctgtggctcctgctaaagcaacaccagggaccaagtcctga